A window of Dromiciops gliroides isolate mDroGli1 chromosome X, mDroGli1.pri, whole genome shotgun sequence contains these coding sequences:
- the GPR119 gene encoding glucose-dependent insulinotropic receptor — MDSTFSFGVILATLACLIIAVNVLVAVAVFLLIHKTDSVSLCFTLNLAVADTLIGVAISGLIDDQLSNPAHSTQRTLCSLRMAFVTSSSAASVLTVMLIAFDRYLAIKKPFRYFRIMNGPLAGTCVAALWLVSYIIGFLPLWVPFFQQSTYQGPCSFFAVFHPHFVLTLSCGGFFPALLLFVFFYCDMFKIASLHSEQIRKIEHAGAPEGHCPSSRVVGDLKALRTVAVLIGSFTLSWAPFLITGIVQAACQECQLYQVLERYLWLLGVGNSLLNPLIYAYWQKDVRMQLYHMAVGVKKKLVSLFFLVFPQDPGPGEPRDNSCHIVTISHAHL, encoded by the coding sequence ATGGATTCCACCTTCTCTTTTGGGGTGATCCTTGCCACCCTGGCCTGCCTCATCATCGCAGTCAACGTGCTGGTGGCTGTGGCAGTGTTTCTGCTGATCCACAAGACCGACAGTGTCAGCCTCTGCTTCACCCTGAACCTGGCTGTGGCCGACACCCTCATTGGCGTGGCCATCTCCGGCCTCATCGATGACCAGCTCTCCAATCCGGCCCATTCCACCCAGAGGACCCTGTGCAGCCTTCGCATGGCCTTTGTCACCTCTTCCTCAGCTGCCTCCGTTCTCACCGTGATGTTGATAGCCTTTGACAGGTACCTGGCCATTAAGAAGCCCTTCCGCTACTTCCGGATCATGAACGGGCCACTGGCTGGGACCTGTGTGGCTGCCCTGTGGCTGGTGTCCTATATCATCGGCTTCCTCCCACTGTGGGTGCCCTTCTTCCAGCAGAGCACATACCAGGGTCCCTGCAGCTTCTTTGCTGTGTTCCACCCCCATTTCGTCCTGACTCTATCCTGTGGGGGTTTCTTTCCGGCCCTGCTGCTCTTTGTCTTCTTCTACTGTGACATGTTCAAGATCGCCTCCCTGCACAGTGAGCAGATCCGAAAGATAGAGCATGCAGGAGCCCCGGAAGGCCACTGCCCTTCCTCCCGGGTTGTTGGCGACCTCAAGGCTCTCCGGACTGTGGCTGTACTCATTGGGAGCTTCACGCTGTCCTGGGCCCCATTCCTCATCACCGGTATCGTGCAGGCTGCCTGTCAGGAGTGCCAACTCTACCAAGTGCTCGAGAGGTACCTGTGGCTGCTCGGTGTGGGCAACTCCCTCCTCAACCCACTCATCTATGCCTACTGGCAGAAGGATGTGAGGATGCAGCTCTACCATATGGCTGTGGGAGTGAAAAAGAAATTggtttccctcttcttccttgtctTCCCCCAGGATCCTGGCCCAGGGGAACCCAGGGATAATTCCTGCCATATCGTCACTATCTCCCATGCCCACCTGTAG